One Mycobacteroides salmoniphilum DNA segment encodes these proteins:
- the rplV gene encoding 50S ribosomal protein L22, with protein sequence MTTTTEYPSAKAVARFVRVSPTKARRVIDLVRGKSVTDAIDILRWAPQAASEPVSKVIASAAANAQNNDGLDPSTLVVSEIFADEGPTAKRIRPRAQGRAFRIRKRTSHITVVVESRPKSEQGGKAGTSQAAARARRAEGSKAAANKTTAEAKGGSR encoded by the coding sequence ATGACTACAACGACTGAATACCCATCGGCCAAGGCCGTTGCACGGTTCGTGCGGGTCTCGCCGACCAAGGCACGCCGGGTCATTGACCTGGTGCGCGGCAAGTCGGTGACCGACGCCATTGACATCCTGCGGTGGGCGCCGCAGGCAGCCAGCGAGCCGGTTTCCAAGGTCATCGCCAGCGCTGCCGCCAACGCGCAGAACAATGACGGCCTGGATCCCTCCACCCTGGTGGTGTCGGAGATCTTCGCTGACGAGGGCCCGACCGCCAAGCGCATCCGTCCCCGCGCGCAGGGTCGTGCGTTCCGGATCCGCAAGCGCACCAGCCACATCACCGTGGTGGTGGAGAGCCGTCCCAAGTCCGAGCAGGGCGGTAAGGCCGGAACTTCACAGGCCGCTGCTCGTGCCCGCCGGGCCGAGGGCTCGAAGGCTGCCGCCAACAAGACCACCGCTGAGGCGAAGGGAGGCTCGCGCTAG
- the rpsS gene encoding 30S ribosomal protein S19, which yields MPRSLKKGPFIDDHLLKKVDVQNEKNTKQVIKTWSRRSTIIPDFIGHTFAVHDGRKHVPVFVTEAMVGHKLGEFAPTRTFKGHIKDDRKSKRR from the coding sequence ATGCCACGCAGCCTCAAGAAGGGCCCGTTCATCGACGACCATCTGCTCAAGAAGGTCGACGTTCAGAACGAGAAGAACACCAAGCAGGTCATCAAGACCTGGTCGCGTCGGTCGACCATCATCCCCGACTTCATCGGCCACACCTTCGCGGTGCATGACGGGCGCAAGCACGTTCCCGTCTTCGTCACCGAAGCGATGGTCGGTCACAAGCTGGGCGAGTTCGCCCCGACGCGGACCTTCAAGGGTCATATCAAGGACGACCGAAAGAGCAAGCGGCGCTAA